From Spirosoma aerolatum, one genomic window encodes:
- a CDS encoding EamA family transporter yields the protein MWIVFALSAALSAAIVVTLSKAGIKDLDSSLAFAIQSVMILIVSWSVVISQGLLADIPRIERRVWIYLIIAGIVTCLSSLFSFRALKLGHASQVSPITNCSLIFSVILAVVFLKEKINWQVIAGALLMGIGAVIIAISRD from the coding sequence ATGTGGATTGTATTTGCCTTATCGGCGGCTTTATCGGCAGCCATTGTTGTTACGCTATCAAAAGCAGGTATCAAAGATTTGGATTCCAGCCTGGCATTTGCCATTCAGTCGGTAATGATCCTAATTGTGTCGTGGAGTGTGGTCATTTCGCAGGGTCTCCTGGCCGACATACCCCGAATAGAACGCCGGGTCTGGATATACCTGATCATTGCCGGGATTGTCACCTGCCTGTCGTCGTTATTTTCGTTTCGGGCGCTGAAGCTTGGACATGCCTCTCAAGTATCACCCATTACCAACTGCTCACTAATTTTTTCGGTCATTCTGGCGGTGGTGTTTTTAAAAGAGAAAATCAATTGGCAGGTCATAGCCGGGGCCTTGCTTATGGGAATTGGGGCCGTCATCATCGCTATCTCCCGCGACTGA
- the eutC gene encoding ethanolamine ammonia-lyase subunit EutC, giving the protein MSEIRKAGVESDEWESLKAYTKARIALGRTGVSVPLRESLQFKLAHAHAKDAVYSALDVTDLQNQLALCGLPVYCVRSRAIHRDMYLQRPDLGRLLDERSAEQLQQLDSPAADISIIVADGLSASAIRQNAAQVVSGLVDKAKQAGFSLAPIVLVEQGRVAIMDAIGSLLNARLAIILIGERPGLSSFDSMGAYITYAPRPGLTDESRNCISNIREQGLAPVLAVDKIMDLIWSAFRLQLTGVQLKADSNAGILPA; this is encoded by the coding sequence ATGAGTGAGATTAGAAAAGCAGGAGTTGAATCCGATGAGTGGGAATCGTTGAAAGCCTACACCAAGGCGCGCATTGCATTGGGCAGAACGGGTGTTTCGGTTCCGCTTCGTGAATCCCTACAGTTCAAACTGGCCCATGCTCATGCTAAAGATGCGGTGTATTCAGCACTGGATGTGACTGACCTGCAAAACCAACTGGCGCTATGCGGATTGCCGGTTTACTGCGTTCGCAGCCGGGCTATTCACCGGGATATGTATCTTCAACGTCCTGACCTGGGCCGATTGCTGGACGAACGCTCGGCCGAACAGCTTCAACAGCTCGATAGTCCAGCGGCTGATATCAGTATTATTGTAGCGGATGGCCTTTCGGCATCGGCTATCAGGCAAAACGCAGCTCAGGTTGTAAGTGGTCTGGTCGACAAAGCGAAACAGGCTGGCTTTTCGCTGGCTCCGATCGTGCTGGTCGAACAGGGACGGGTGGCTATAATGGATGCCATCGGGAGCTTGCTAAACGCCCGTTTGGCGATTATTCTGATTGGTGAACGGCCAGGGCTAAGTTCGTTCGACAGTATGGGCGCTTACATAACCTATGCTCCTCGACCGGGACTGACCGATGAAAGCCGAAACTGTATCTCCAACATCCGTGAACAGGGTTTAGCGCCTGTTTTGGCCGTCGATAAAATCATGGACCTGATTTGGTCGGCGTTTCGGTTGCAACTGACAGGCGTTCAGTTAAAAGCAGATAGTAACGCCGGCATCCTACCCGCCTAG
- a CDS encoding Smr/MutS family protein: MNIGDKVRLLRAKEQGVVSRFLPGDMIEIEIEDGFRIPVMRSELVLVSPLEAERLLKANPYDPQKTITPAAPTILANQGIYLAFVPINDREYTLHLINNTDWEFPYLIGEESAAAGGGVQFRGLQSGVLKPKSQQKMNDLYAHAQFEAWPTFVVQGLWFRAGKSSLRQPLMKRFKARAATLFKEKVKAPILNQPGFLTQLDADTAEPAQPVSATSNRPPQPKTIRPDELKAEMLKPKAEQTNVSIERPTSVVDLHAEALLPKGTGNRTPADLLKLQLETFDKALENAIASGMSEITFIHGVGSGALRTELHKRLGKHPNVRFFEDAQKQKFGYGATKVTIK; this comes from the coding sequence ATGAATATAGGCGATAAAGTCCGGTTGCTCCGGGCAAAAGAACAGGGCGTTGTGTCGCGGTTTTTACCCGGCGATATGATTGAAATTGAGATTGAAGATGGCTTTCGGATTCCGGTTATGCGTTCGGAACTGGTACTGGTTTCGCCCCTGGAGGCCGAACGTCTTCTGAAAGCGAATCCGTACGATCCACAGAAAACTATAACCCCTGCTGCGCCCACTATTCTGGCCAATCAGGGGATTTATCTGGCATTCGTTCCCATCAACGATCGTGAGTATACACTGCATCTGATCAACAATACCGACTGGGAATTTCCGTATCTGATCGGTGAAGAGTCGGCGGCTGCGGGGGGAGGAGTTCAGTTTCGAGGCTTGCAGAGCGGGGTTCTGAAACCTAAATCGCAGCAGAAAATGAACGATTTATATGCCCACGCCCAATTTGAAGCCTGGCCAACCTTTGTGGTGCAGGGGCTCTGGTTTCGGGCCGGTAAATCATCGCTGCGTCAACCGTTGATGAAACGGTTCAAGGCAAGGGCGGCTACGCTTTTTAAAGAGAAAGTAAAGGCGCCTATTCTGAATCAACCCGGTTTTCTGACCCAACTGGATGCCGATACAGCCGAACCAGCACAGCCTGTAAGCGCAACCAGTAACCGGCCTCCACAGCCCAAAACGATTCGCCCCGACGAACTGAAAGCAGAGATGCTGAAGCCCAAAGCGGAACAAACCAACGTCTCGATCGAACGGCCTACATCCGTCGTGGACTTACATGCCGAAGCGCTTCTCCCCAAAGGAACAGGCAATCGTACCCCCGCCGATTTATTGAAGCTGCAACTGGAAACCTTCGATAAAGCCCTCGAAAACGCTATTGCCAGTGGCATGAGCGAGATTACGTTTATTCACGGTGTAGGTAGTGGTGCATTGCGAACCGAACTGCATAAGCGATTGGGCAAGCATCCGAACGTCCGATTTTTTGAAGACGCTCAAAAGCAGAAGTTTGGCTATGGGGCCACAAAGGTGACGATTAAATGA
- a CDS encoding TrpB-like pyridoxal phosphate-dependent enzyme, which produces MTQIKKINLPETDIPENWYNIVADMPHKPLPPLHPGTHEPIGPDMLAPLFPMELIKQEVTTDTWVPIPEEVRDVYKIWRPTPLFRAYGLEKLLDTPAKIYYKYEGVSPAGSHKPNTAVPQAFYNKQAGVKRITTETGAGQWGSALSFACQLFGIDCEVYMVRASYDGKPYRKIMMNTWGATVYPSPSERTAAGRQILSQDPNSPGSLGIAISEAVELAMQDEQTKYALGSVLNHVLMHQTVIGLEAIKQLEMAGDFPDIVVAPFGGGSNFAGISFPFLRYNLTEGKQIRCIAAEPASCPKLTRGVFRYDLGDTIGMTPLIPMYTLGHNFIPAPIHAGGLRYHGAGAIVSQLLKDGLIEAQAYKQLECFEAGVQFARAEGIIPAPEATHAIATVMQEARKAKEEGKSKTILFNLCGHGHFDMSAYEQYLTGKLVEHEVTSEEIQASLAELDTPIIN; this is translated from the coding sequence ATGACACAGATCAAAAAAATCAATTTACCGGAAACGGACATCCCCGAAAATTGGTACAACATTGTGGCCGACATGCCCCACAAGCCACTCCCACCGCTTCATCCGGGAACGCACGAACCCATAGGTCCCGACATGCTGGCTCCGCTGTTTCCAATGGAGCTGATCAAGCAGGAAGTGACGACCGACACCTGGGTACCCATTCCCGAAGAAGTCCGCGATGTTTATAAAATCTGGCGCCCCACCCCTTTGTTTCGCGCGTATGGCCTGGAAAAGCTACTGGACACCCCCGCTAAGATTTACTACAAATACGAAGGCGTTAGCCCAGCAGGTTCACATAAGCCCAACACGGCTGTACCACAGGCTTTTTATAACAAGCAGGCTGGGGTAAAACGGATCACAACCGAAACGGGGGCCGGGCAATGGGGCAGTGCGTTAAGCTTTGCGTGTCAGTTATTTGGTATCGACTGTGAGGTGTATATGGTACGGGCTAGCTACGACGGAAAGCCGTACCGAAAAATCATGATGAATACCTGGGGGGCTACCGTGTATCCGTCACCATCGGAGCGCACAGCCGCCGGGCGGCAGATTCTGTCGCAGGACCCCAATTCGCCGGGTAGCCTGGGGATCGCCATTTCGGAAGCGGTGGAACTCGCCATGCAGGACGAACAGACCAAGTATGCGCTCGGCTCGGTGCTGAACCACGTTTTGATGCATCAAACGGTCATTGGTCTGGAAGCCATCAAACAACTTGAAATGGCAGGCGATTTCCCGGATATTGTGGTGGCACCGTTTGGCGGTGGATCAAACTTTGCTGGCATTTCGTTCCCATTTCTCCGATACAACCTGACCGAAGGCAAACAGATTCGCTGCATTGCGGCCGAACCTGCTTCCTGCCCCAAACTGACGCGGGGTGTGTTCCGGTACGATCTGGGCGATACCATCGGTATGACGCCACTGATTCCCATGTACACGCTGGGGCATAACTTTATTCCGGCTCCCATTCATGCCGGTGGTTTACGGTATCATGGCGCCGGAGCCATTGTCAGCCAGTTATTAAAAGACGGGTTGATCGAAGCACAAGCATACAAGCAACTGGAATGCTTCGAAGCGGGGGTTCAGTTTGCCCGAGCCGAAGGCATCATTCCGGCTCCTGAAGCGACTCATGCCATTGCAACGGTGATGCAGGAAGCCCGAAAAGCGAAAGAAGAAGGAAAAAGCAAAACCATCCTGTTCAACCTATGCGGTCACGGCCATTTCGATATGAGCGCCTACGAACAATACCTGACCGGAAAGCTGGTCGAACATGAGGTTACGTCCGAAGAAATTCAGGCATCGCTGGCCGAACTGGATACACCGATTATTAATTAG
- a CDS encoding ethanolamine ammonia-lyase subunit EutB: MAYSCTIRGFTYRFDSLRELLAKASPLRSGDALAGLVADSYEERVAAQIALADVPLTAFLNEAVIPYETDEVTRLIVDTHDTTAFTIISHLTVGDLRDWLLSDEADTVTLQQLAPGLTPEMVAAVSKLMRNQDLILVAKKCEVVTRFRNTQGLRGHMAVRLQPNHPTDDAKGIAASIIDGLLYGSGDAMIGINPATDSPAATSRLLFMLEELRERFAIPTQSCVLSHVTTTLQLIEQQVPVDLVFQSIAGTEKANASFGINLALLQEAYEAGLSLQRGTLGSNLMYFETGQGSALSSNAHHGVDQQTCEVRAYAVARAYQPFLVNSVVGFIGPEYLFDGKQIIRAGLEDHFCAKVMGLPMGMDICYTNHAQADQDDMDTLLTLLGVAGVNFIMGIPGADDIMLNYQSTSFHDALYVRRVLGLRPAPEFEDWLLRQGIMDQQGNRLSGQAQKQLYAALVG, encoded by the coding sequence ATGGCCTATTCGTGTACCATTCGAGGGTTTACGTATCGATTTGACAGCTTACGCGAACTGCTGGCAAAAGCAAGCCCATTGCGCTCGGGTGATGCATTGGCGGGACTGGTAGCCGATAGTTACGAGGAACGGGTAGCAGCTCAGATTGCCCTGGCCGATGTCCCGCTGACGGCCTTTCTGAATGAGGCTGTCATTCCTTATGAAACCGACGAAGTTACCCGGCTGATTGTCGATACGCACGATACAACTGCCTTCACTATAATTAGCCATCTGACCGTGGGCGACCTGCGCGATTGGCTACTAAGTGATGAGGCTGACACGGTTACCTTACAGCAACTAGCCCCCGGACTTACCCCCGAAATGGTGGCTGCTGTCTCGAAACTGATGCGGAATCAGGACTTGATATTAGTGGCCAAAAAGTGTGAGGTGGTCACCCGGTTTCGGAATACGCAGGGGCTTCGTGGGCATATGGCCGTTCGGCTGCAACCCAACCACCCTACCGACGATGCGAAAGGTATAGCGGCCAGTATAATCGATGGGCTGTTGTACGGGAGTGGTGATGCCATGATCGGGATTAATCCGGCCACCGATAGTCCGGCTGCTACGTCCCGACTGCTTTTCATGCTGGAAGAACTGCGTGAGCGATTTGCTATACCGACCCAAAGCTGCGTACTCAGCCACGTTACGACGACCCTACAACTGATTGAACAACAAGTGCCTGTCGATCTCGTGTTTCAATCCATTGCCGGAACTGAAAAGGCCAACGCTAGTTTTGGTATCAATCTGGCACTACTTCAGGAAGCCTATGAAGCGGGCTTATCTCTACAACGAGGAACGCTGGGCAGCAACCTGATGTACTTCGAAACGGGGCAGGGGAGTGCATTGTCGTCCAATGCACATCATGGGGTTGATCAGCAAACCTGCGAAGTACGGGCCTATGCCGTTGCGCGGGCGTATCAGCCCTTTCTGGTCAATTCGGTGGTAGGTTTTATTGGTCCTGAATACCTTTTTGACGGGAAACAGATCATTCGAGCGGGGCTGGAAGACCATTTTTGCGCTAAAGTGATGGGCTTGCCGATGGGCATGGATATTTGTTACACCAATCACGCTCAAGCCGATCAGGACGATATGGATACATTACTGACTCTGCTGGGTGTCGCGGGTGTCAATTTCATTATGGGTATTCCCGGTGCCGACGATATAATGCTGAACTACCAGTCCACTTCCTTTCATGATGCACTATATGTGCGTCGGGTATTGGGGCTTCGGCCAGCGCCGGAATTTGAAGACTGGCTATTGCGACAGGGTATTATGGATCAGCAGGGAAACCGGCTGTCGGGTCAGGCACAAAAACAGCTTTACGCAGCGTTGGTAGGCTGA
- the eat gene encoding ethanolamine permease, which yields MTDESQGLKKVLKPIHLWAIGVGLVISGEYFGWNYGWGVAGTVGLLIATLLITVLYFTFIFSFTELTTAIPNAGGPFAYALQAFGPWGALIAGYATLIEFLFATPAIALALGSYLHFLYPAVPVLAASISAYILFTIINLLGIQEAAWFSLIMTLLAIVELLVFIGVVAPDFKLATFLHNPMPFGWGGVFAALPFAIWLYVCLEGIAMVAEEVRDEKNAIAKGYISALLTLTVLALAVMFCVGGIAEWEKLDHLDYPLPESIALVVGRDNPLTKAFASVGLFGLIASFHGIIISYSRQIFALARSGYLPGVLASVSKTRQVPYWALLLGGILGVLALCLLDTSKLVVLSTIGAVVVYIISMLALFTLRQSQPMMNRPFKAPFYPVFPALALLLAVVALAAMIYFYSGLSLLFFVGLMIVGGLFYASSLYRLKTSRRV from the coding sequence ATGACCGACGAATCACAGGGACTTAAAAAAGTATTAAAACCCATTCATTTGTGGGCTATAGGGGTTGGCCTGGTTATTTCGGGCGAATATTTTGGCTGGAACTATGGCTGGGGCGTAGCTGGAACCGTTGGGCTGCTGATTGCTACTCTGTTGATCACGGTTCTGTATTTTACCTTTATTTTCAGCTTTACCGAACTTACCACAGCGATTCCGAATGCCGGCGGGCCGTTTGCCTATGCGCTGCAAGCCTTTGGCCCCTGGGGGGCATTGATAGCAGGTTACGCTACCCTGATTGAATTTTTGTTTGCAACGCCTGCCATTGCCCTGGCGCTGGGCAGTTATCTTCATTTCCTGTATCCAGCCGTTCCTGTACTGGCAGCGTCGATCAGTGCGTATATTCTGTTTACGATCATCAATTTGCTGGGTATTCAGGAAGCGGCCTGGTTTTCGCTGATTATGACCCTGCTCGCCATTGTTGAGTTGCTGGTGTTTATTGGGGTTGTAGCTCCCGATTTTAAACTGGCTACGTTTCTGCATAACCCAATGCCGTTTGGCTGGGGTGGAGTGTTTGCTGCCCTGCCATTTGCTATCTGGCTCTACGTGTGTCTGGAAGGCATCGCTATGGTGGCCGAAGAAGTTCGTGATGAGAAGAATGCCATTGCCAAAGGCTACATTTCAGCGTTGCTTACATTGACCGTTCTGGCACTGGCCGTTATGTTCTGCGTAGGAGGCATTGCCGAATGGGAAAAACTCGACCATCTCGACTATCCACTGCCCGAATCGATTGCTCTGGTGGTTGGTCGCGATAACCCGCTGACGAAGGCGTTTGCCAGTGTTGGCCTGTTTGGCTTGATTGCTTCGTTTCATGGCATCATTATCAGTTACTCTCGGCAGATTTTTGCATTGGCACGTAGTGGCTATTTGCCCGGTGTACTCGCCAGCGTCAGCAAAACTCGCCAGGTGCCGTATTGGGCCTTATTGCTTGGAGGGATTCTGGGCGTTCTGGCGCTGTGCCTGTTGGATACTAGCAAATTGGTGGTCTTGTCGACCATTGGCGCTGTAGTGGTCTATATAATTAGTATGCTGGCATTGTTTACATTACGACAGAGCCAGCCAATGATGAACCGACCATTTAAAGCCCCGTTCTACCCCGTATTTCCGGCATTGGCGCTGCTACTGGCCGTTGTGGCACTGGCCGCTATGATTTATTTTTATAGTGGGTTGAGCCTACTATTTTTTGTTGGTTTAATGATTGTTGGCGGCTTGTTTTATGCCTCTAGCCTGTATCGGTTGAAAACTTCCCGACGGGTCTGA
- a CDS encoding phosphocholine-specific phospholipase C, whose protein sequence is MDSRRDFLKKAALLSTVLSGGLPESIQRAFAIDPQPGTTFLDAEHVVILMQENRSFDHTYGTLQGVRGFNDPRAFTLPNKNKIWLQTNKAGETYAPFRLNIKDTKATWMHSLPHSWENQVDAHNGGKMDKWLDAKPSGHKEYAHMPLTLGYYNREDIPFYYALADAFTVCDQNFCSSLTGTTPNRLYFWTGTIRDPRDPKAMANVRNENVDYDAEVSWTTFPERLEDAGISWKIYQNEISLSTGLQGEEDNWLGNFTDNPIEWFSQYHVRFHPAYYPFLQREEKALPERIKALEAKLKSLPETDKAYAETARALKQQQEWQKEVQVDLVKYAPEKFDQLSQREKALCQKAFTTNVNDPNYRQLTTLTYQDGTAERKMAVPKGDVLHQFREDVKARKLPTVSWLVPPENFSDHPGAPWYGAWYLSEVMDILTQNPDVWKKTIFILAYDENDGYFDHVPPFVPAHPDKPETGLSSKGIDTRLEFVTQEQESKRKNGGRTGPIGLGFRVPLVIASPWSRGGYVCSEVFDHTSTLQFLENFLSHKTGKTIRESNISDWRRTICGDLTSAFQPYRGETIKLPTFVAKQSFLEGIHKAQFKGLPSNYKQLTSDEISRINDNPQTATQLPRQEEGVRASCALPYELYVDGRVVDNRFALTLSAKNDVFGKKALGAPFQVCQMLPNDARFRSYTVIAGDSLTDTWLLDAPLHLCVQGPNGFYREFKAAIRTPPISIACTYERDSKNQLTGNVLVKLTNTDAGRSYTVQLIDNGYQAKEQMKPLEKAGAKGATQTVLLNLKASYNWYDFSVKVTGFADFEQRYAGRVETGKVGFSDPLMGRSNKV, encoded by the coding sequence ATGGATTCCAGACGCGATTTTCTTAAAAAAGCAGCGTTGCTGTCAACGGTTCTTTCGGGCGGATTGCCTGAATCTATTCAGCGTGCGTTTGCCATTGACCCACAACCTGGTACTACCTTTCTGGATGCTGAACATGTGGTGATTCTGATGCAGGAGAATCGCTCGTTCGATCATACCTATGGTACGTTGCAGGGAGTTCGGGGATTCAATGACCCAAGGGCGTTTACCCTGCCGAACAAAAACAAAATATGGCTTCAGACCAATAAGGCGGGTGAAACATACGCGCCATTTCGGCTGAATATTAAGGATACAAAGGCAACCTGGATGCACTCACTGCCGCACTCCTGGGAGAATCAGGTCGATGCCCACAATGGTGGCAAAATGGATAAGTGGCTGGATGCCAAGCCGTCGGGCCACAAAGAATATGCCCATATGCCGCTTACGCTGGGGTATTACAACCGGGAGGATATTCCGTTTTACTATGCATTGGCCGATGCCTTTACAGTTTGCGATCAGAACTTTTGTTCATCCCTGACGGGCACCACACCGAACCGGCTCTATTTCTGGACGGGTACCATACGCGATCCCCGCGATCCAAAGGCCATGGCGAACGTACGAAATGAAAACGTTGATTACGATGCCGAGGTAAGCTGGACGACGTTTCCCGAACGACTGGAAGACGCTGGCATATCGTGGAAGATTTATCAAAATGAAATCAGCCTGTCGACGGGCTTGCAGGGCGAAGAAGACAACTGGCTGGGCAATTTTACCGATAATCCCATCGAATGGTTCTCGCAGTATCATGTCCGGTTCCACCCGGCCTACTATCCGTTTCTTCAACGTGAGGAAAAAGCCCTTCCCGAACGGATTAAAGCCCTGGAAGCCAAACTGAAAAGTTTGCCTGAAACTGACAAGGCTTACGCTGAAACAGCACGGGCATTGAAACAGCAGCAGGAATGGCAAAAGGAAGTGCAGGTCGATCTGGTGAAGTATGCACCGGAGAAATTTGACCAGTTGTCGCAGCGGGAAAAAGCGCTGTGTCAGAAAGCCTTTACGACCAATGTCAATGACCCGAACTACCGCCAACTGACCACCCTGACCTATCAGGATGGGACGGCGGAGCGGAAAATGGCTGTTCCAAAGGGAGATGTGCTGCATCAGTTTCGGGAAGATGTAAAAGCCCGGAAACTCCCGACGGTATCGTGGCTGGTTCCCCCCGAAAACTTCTCTGATCATCCCGGTGCTCCCTGGTATGGTGCCTGGTATCTGTCGGAGGTAATGGATATTCTGACCCAGAACCCGGACGTCTGGAAAAAAACGATCTTTATTCTGGCCTATGACGAAAATGATGGCTACTTCGATCATGTGCCTCCGTTTGTGCCAGCTCATCCCGATAAGCCAGAAACTGGATTAAGCAGCAAAGGCATCGATACGCGTCTGGAATTTGTGACCCAGGAGCAGGAAAGTAAGCGTAAAAATGGAGGACGTACCGGGCCAATTGGATTGGGTTTTCGGGTTCCGCTAGTGATCGCGTCGCCCTGGAGTCGGGGAGGATATGTTTGTTCAGAAGTGTTTGACCATACATCGACGCTTCAGTTTCTGGAGAACTTCCTGAGTCATAAAACCGGCAAGACCATCCGGGAATCGAATATCAGCGATTGGCGACGCACCATCTGTGGGGATTTAACCTCGGCGTTTCAGCCCTATCGCGGTGAAACCATTAAGTTGCCCACCTTTGTAGCGAAACAATCGTTTCTGGAAGGCATACACAAAGCGCAGTTCAAAGGCCTTCCCAGCAATTATAAGCAACTGACCTCCGATGAAATCAGCCGGATCAATGACAACCCGCAAACGGCAACCCAATTGCCACGCCAGGAAGAGGGGGTTCGCGCTTCCTGTGCCTTACCCTATGAGCTTTACGTGGATGGACGCGTAGTTGACAACCGATTTGCTCTGACCTTATCCGCGAAAAACGATGTGTTCGGAAAAAAAGCGCTGGGCGCACCGTTTCAGGTCTGTCAGATGCTCCCAAATGATGCTCGTTTTCGATCCTATACGGTGATTGCAGGCGATAGCCTTACCGATACCTGGTTGCTCGACGCTCCTTTACATCTATGCGTTCAGGGGCCTAATGGCTTTTATCGGGAGTTCAAAGCAGCAATCAGAACCCCACCTATCTCCATCGCCTGCACGTATGAACGCGATTCTAAAAACCAGTTGACGGGTAATGTGTTGGTAAAACTTACCAATACCGATGCGGGTCGAAGCTATACGGTTCAGCTTATAGACAATGGGTATCAGGCTAAGGAGCAAATGAAACCGCTGGAGAAGGCAGGGGCAAAGGGAGCCACGCAAACAGTTTTGTTAAATCTGAAAGCCAGCTATAACTGGTATGATTTCAGCGTGAAAGTGACTGGGTTTGCCGACTTTGAGCAACGCTATGCCGGGCGGGTAGAAACTGGGAAAGTGGGTTTCAGCGATCCGCTGATGGGACGCTCGAATAAAGTGTAA